One stretch of Oncorhynchus keta strain PuntledgeMale-10-30-2019 chromosome 16, Oket_V2, whole genome shotgun sequence DNA includes these proteins:
- the LOC127907905 gene encoding uncharacterized protein LOC127907905, producing MSTDETDESTSSTLILERSPQSRCSTPEVEQLGETTESLQNQERHDKTLQEMYKTKARPNQKDVSQLLDLEFQARRAYRLMLLRSRTGQPRYFKFIPASENWIILQKTPSPYFRQDHSSALS from the exons ATGTCCACTGATGAGACTGATGAATCCACCTCCTCAACCCTGATCTTGGAGAGATCCCCACAATCTAGATGCAGCACCCCAGAGGTTGAACAGTTGGGTG AAACTACTGAGAGCCTACAGAACCAGGAGAGACATGATAAAACTCTACAGGAGATGTACAAAACCAAGGCCAGACCCAACCAGAAGGATGTTTCCCAGCTCCTGGACCTTGAATTCCAAGCAAGACGGGCCTATCGACTGATGCTACTAAGGAGCAGGACAGGCCAACCAAGATACTTCAAGTTTATCCCTGCTTCAGAGAACTGGATCAT TCTGCAGAAGACCCCATCACCTTACTTCAGGCAAGACCACTCTTCAGCCCTGTCGTGA